The bacterium genome contains a region encoding:
- a CDS encoding VWA domain-containing protein yields the protein MLGGLISNFSLSTLGVAASWGWGLIFLSPLLILAYRNSDLRKQIVVSSTYLLKKLTPRKRPTKRIRPPWTALLELLALILLGILALQPFFSETKQDLVLVLDNSLSMQAENRFSQAITSLTQKIDLAPRNSRFKIFLTSPRLRSLGTDFVSTTEAKSILNGQQLSAAEDSLEPALAEINRNETFDSAFVATDQEAYPGITSRFELLQVGKVQQNFAISDLQVETKADSKRVLNVTVERYASEASSLTPSKISVELIPVNLIANAALRNQLITRREISISTSAQIEFELAQEISSFQIKLNSGQLEDALTLDNTAWGSVLNTASTTALYVGADPNFQTGLGGIKQIKFERLGIEEYENLTPEALTRYAFVIFHKLAPLRPPKIPGLYILPPRDNLIAPVLGTSSSNTLSYWDETSPITAYVKLNLLNLSAAQYFKTPAWLKNVIRSEQGPVLLSGESAGIRFLISGIELLPFEGTLNPVLSVLSLNCFNFLRSAESGNLANRQGSTLIGSSLALSPPSTWVIKDPSGKTTTIEGQVNQTLNFDTPGIYHVTELSGKNQTEITRKNSSYNVNAFFSHESQTAIRPRLSLPRSSSEDKTPELAKTELYPTLTWIIIFILILEAIFRIRSRSFSASEILRVLALCFLVLGLTKPSTEKIDTELSAVALYDVSESVTPKARKELITKVQQLSAGQNNLKIKVIPFAGTTSDKQYQIQDLPEDNLLRAKLDAGRTNLETALSQTRSERTILLLSDGYETSGSIKSLKFDGKSNVYPILPALESFTDPELKISFLSAPLIAEAEDSAEIQVSLQNTFETTQQGRLEVYLDDKKLHSGLVSITAQSEKTLKIDSQTLAGGLHKIKAKFTPQEVATNKVSEAYRWISVKKKSKVLILSGSAVDARILPRLYLERGYLIESRIPSQGEQAPTNLADYANVILNNIPKTDLSQSFLEELKKYVASGGGLLLVGGDRMYGLGGYENSTLDEISPVKFVPPTTTKKRLNNAVVLILDKSRSMAEENKILSAKEAALVSINALKDDDLISVIGFDTNPFLIIRMDTVAEVKPSAERRLRNLTAAGQTNLRPALAQARRMLLEAKAGRKHIIVLTDGELSGTDQEFIQEAGRINAEGITLSAVALGFEADVQVLKGMAGAGKGAFYHVLNQSNLPEIFLQDIKVTTGDKTLKENQEFPVFNVNPVSLKVGPNYPPLLGFVETRQKDSATLELQVSKDEERFPLLASWNYGQGKVIAYTSDAHGRWSSPWVPWRDFVNFWSNLLDAIKPIQSNKDSNTKFDLRTAIQADHLQFDLTLFDQALVSQKQNPEILITDPQGKSQTITLRETIIGRYQGNLENVVAGDYKLNIKYGKTELPPLAVTVQPDAFGEKQGAGINAALLQELARKSGGKINPQLEDLQDNLKQIITKSALYPYFALAAFLLILVQAFWRETFSPQQKALK from the coding sequence CCTACCGAAATTCTGACCTGCGTAAGCAAATTGTAGTTTCCAGTACCTACTTATTAAAAAAACTTACTCCGAGAAAGCGCCCCACTAAAAGAATTCGCCCGCCTTGGACGGCATTATTAGAATTACTAGCCTTGATCTTGCTCGGCATACTTGCGCTTCAGCCATTTTTTTCAGAAACAAAGCAAGACCTAGTCCTGGTGCTGGATAACTCTTTAAGTATGCAAGCTGAAAATCGTTTCAGCCAAGCAATTACAAGTTTGACTCAGAAAATTGACTTAGCACCGAGAAATAGTCGATTTAAAATTTTCCTCACTAGTCCTCGACTACGTAGCCTCGGTACTGATTTTGTCTCAACTACTGAGGCAAAGTCGATTTTAAATGGACAACAGTTGAGTGCTGCAGAAGATTCACTCGAGCCTGCTCTTGCTGAGATTAATCGTAATGAAACATTCGACAGCGCCTTTGTCGCAACCGATCAAGAAGCCTATCCCGGCATAACAAGTCGCTTTGAGCTGCTACAAGTTGGAAAAGTCCAGCAAAATTTTGCAATTTCTGACCTACAAGTTGAAACTAAGGCTGACAGTAAGCGTGTGCTCAATGTCACAGTTGAGCGCTATGCTTCAGAAGCTTCAAGCCTAACTCCAAGTAAAATCAGTGTCGAATTAATTCCAGTTAATTTGATAGCCAACGCAGCACTGCGGAATCAGCTAATCACGCGTCGAGAGATTTCGATTTCGACAAGCGCTCAAATCGAGTTTGAGCTTGCTCAAGAAATATCTAGTTTTCAAATTAAGCTCAATTCGGGTCAACTTGAAGATGCACTTACCCTCGATAACACCGCTTGGGGGTCCGTACTAAACACTGCAAGCACGACTGCACTTTACGTGGGTGCAGATCCTAACTTTCAAACTGGGCTGGGGGGGATTAAGCAAATTAAGTTTGAACGCCTGGGAATCGAGGAATATGAAAATTTAACTCCAGAAGCATTAACACGCTATGCGTTTGTAATTTTCCATAAACTGGCACCACTACGTCCTCCCAAAATACCTGGATTATATATCCTGCCACCGCGTGACAACTTAATTGCACCGGTGCTGGGCACTAGTTCTAGTAATACCCTTAGTTACTGGGATGAAACCAGCCCGATTACTGCTTATGTAAAACTAAATTTACTGAACCTCTCAGCAGCACAGTATTTTAAAACCCCAGCGTGGTTAAAAAACGTAATCCGCAGCGAACAAGGTCCCGTGCTCCTTAGTGGTGAGAGCGCGGGGATTCGTTTTTTAATTTCCGGCATTGAACTGTTGCCATTTGAGGGCACCTTAAATCCAGTCTTAAGCGTGCTCAGTCTCAATTGTTTTAATTTTCTACGCAGTGCGGAAAGTGGAAATTTAGCAAATCGTCAAGGCTCAACATTAATTGGCTCAAGCCTTGCGCTCAGCCCACCAAGTACTTGGGTGATCAAAGACCCCAGTGGAAAAACTACAACCATTGAGGGCCAAGTCAATCAAACTTTAAATTTCGACACTCCTGGAATATATCATGTCACTGAACTTTCCGGGAAAAATCAAACTGAAATCACTCGCAAGAATTCAAGCTACAATGTCAATGCGTTTTTCAGTCACGAGTCGCAAACCGCAATTCGCCCACGCCTAAGTCTGCCGAGAAGTAGTTCTGAAGATAAAACCCCGGAGCTAGCAAAAACTGAGCTCTACCCCACTCTAACTTGGATTATTATTTTTATTCTGATCCTGGAAGCGATTTTTCGAATTCGTAGTCGCAGCTTCTCAGCATCAGAAATTCTACGGGTGCTTGCATTATGCTTTTTAGTGCTGGGTTTAACTAAACCATCGACTGAAAAGATTGACACTGAATTAAGCGCAGTCGCTCTCTACGATGTCTCCGAAAGTGTCACCCCTAAGGCGAGGAAAGAATTAATCACTAAAGTCCAGCAATTAAGCGCTGGCCAGAATAATCTCAAAATCAAAGTTATTCCTTTCGCTGGAACAACTAGCGACAAGCAATATCAAATTCAAGATCTCCCGGAGGACAATCTCCTCAGAGCAAAGCTCGATGCGGGGAGAACAAATCTAGAAACTGCGCTCAGTCAAACACGTAGCGAGCGCACCATACTCTTATTGAGTGATGGTTATGAGACCTCGGGAAGTATCAAGTCGCTTAAATTTGATGGAAAGTCTAACGTTTATCCAATCCTTCCTGCACTAGAGTCATTTACTGATCCAGAGTTAAAAATTTCATTCCTTTCAGCTCCGTTAATTGCTGAAGCCGAAGATTCAGCAGAAATTCAAGTCAGTCTACAGAATACCTTCGAAACAACTCAGCAAGGTCGCCTTGAAGTTTATCTCGACGATAAAAAGCTTCATTCGGGTCTAGTCAGTATTACAGCACAGAGTGAAAAGACCTTGAAAATCGATAGCCAAACATTAGCCGGTGGACTGCATAAAATTAAAGCAAAATTCACGCCGCAAGAAGTGGCTACAAATAAAGTCTCTGAAGCTTATCGTTGGATCTCGGTAAAGAAAAAATCGAAAGTCTTAATTTTAAGTGGCAGCGCAGTCGACGCACGTATTTTACCGCGACTTTATTTAGAGCGCGGATACTTAATTGAAAGTCGTATTCCCTCACAGGGGGAGCAGGCGCCGACAAATCTCGCAGACTATGCCAATGTGATTCTAAATAATATTCCTAAAACCGATCTTAGCCAGAGCTTTCTTGAAGAATTGAAAAAATACGTCGCTTCGGGCGGTGGCTTGTTACTGGTTGGAGGGGATAGAATGTATGGACTGGGCGGTTATGAGAATTCAACCCTGGATGAAATCTCCCCAGTGAAGTTTGTACCACCGACTACTACAAAAAAGCGCTTAAATAACGCCGTAGTTCTGATTCTCGATAAATCACGCAGTATGGCAGAGGAAAACAAAATCCTATCTGCGAAAGAGGCGGCACTTGTCTCAATTAACGCGCTTAAGGATGATGATCTAATTTCGGTAATTGGTTTTGACACTAATCCATTTTTAATTATCCGCATGGACACTGTCGCCGAGGTTAAACCCAGTGCAGAGCGGCGACTTAGAAATTTAACTGCAGCCGGCCAAACTAATCTACGCCCCGCCTTAGCACAGGCTCGACGGATGCTGCTTGAGGCTAAGGCTGGGCGTAAGCATATTATCGTTCTTACCGATGGCGAGCTTTCGGGTACTGACCAAGAATTTATTCAAGAGGCCGGACGAATTAATGCAGAAGGAATAACACTTTCCGCTGTGGCACTCGGGTTTGAAGCTGATGTGCAAGTGCTTAAAGGTATGGCTGGTGCCGGGAAAGGTGCCTTCTACCATGTGCTCAATCAAAGCAATCTTCCGGAGATTTTCTTGCAAGATATAAAAGTCACAACCGGCGATAAAACTCTCAAGGAAAACCAAGAATTTCCTGTATTTAATGTAAATCCAGTCTCGCTGAAAGTTGGGCCAAACTACCCACCACTGCTGGGCTTTGTTGAAACCCGCCAAAAAGATTCAGCTACGCTTGAACTACAAGTCAGTAAAGACGAGGAGCGTTTTCCACTGCTTGCCTCTTGGAATTACGGTCAGGGAAAAGTTATCGCCTATACTTCTGATGCTCATGGGCGCTGGAGTAGCCCCTGGGTGCCCTGGCGTGACTTTGTGAACTTTTGGTCAAACCTGCTCGATGCAATCAAACCTATTCAATCCAATAAAGATAGTAATACAAAATTCGACTTACGCACGGCAATTCAAGCTGACCATCTTCAGTTCGATCTCACACTTTTCGATCAAGCTCTTGTAAGCCAAAAGCAAAATCCTGAAATCTTGATCACTGACCCGCAGGGCAAATCGCAGACGATCACTCTGCGTGAAACAATCATTGGTCGCTATCAGGGGAATCTCGAGAATGTTGTTGCCGGGGACTACAAGCTCAACATTAAATACGGAAAAACTGAATTGCCGCCATTGGCTGTGACAGTCCAACCGGATGCTTTTGGGGAAAAACAAGGTGCCGGCATTAACGCTGCGTTGCTACAAGAATTAGCCCGGAAAAGCGGTGGCAAGATTAATCCGCAGCTAGAAGATTTACAAGATAATTTAAAACAAATTATAACAAAGTCAGCGCTTTACCCATACTTTGCTCTAGCTGCTTTCTTATTAATTTTAGTCCAGGCATTTTGGCGCGAGACTTTCAGCCCGCAGCAAAAAGCGCTAAAATAA
- a CDS encoding FKBP-type peptidyl-prolyl cis-trans isomerase produces the protein MKKFSLLLILTLGVASMALADITKTKTGLGYTDEKVGAGVEATSGKMVTVHYTGWLDEAGKKGKKFDSSVDRGEPFQFSLGIGQVIAGWDEGVQGMKIGGKRTLMIPANLGYGARGAGSVIPPNANLIFDVELLAVK, from the coding sequence ATGAAAAAATTCTCTCTGTTATTAATTCTAACCTTAGGAGTAGCTTCAATGGCACTTGCGGATATTACAAAAACAAAAACAGGTCTTGGCTATACTGACGAAAAAGTTGGTGCTGGAGTAGAAGCAACTTCTGGCAAGATGGTAACTGTTCATTATACTGGATGGCTGGATGAAGCTGGTAAGAAAGGTAAAAAATTTGACAGTTCAGTCGACCGCGGTGAGCCTTTCCAGTTCTCCCTCGGCATTGGACAAGTCATTGCTGGCTGGGATGAAGGTGTGCAAGGCATGAAAATCGGCGGCAAGCGCACCTTGATGATTCCTGCAAATCTTGGCTACGGTGCCCGTGGCGCAGGATCAGTAATTCCTCCAAACGCAAATTTGATTTTTGATGTTGAATTGTTGGCTGTAAAGTAA
- a CDS encoding phosphoenolpyruvate carboxylase — MKINTDALNERMRFLRKGLGEILGERILAQFGDKTFKLVEKIRKGFLTARRENDKTGWLKTCRDLEKLPGNKRRELITAFAVFLLVDGIVLHEGRASAKFSGIDAILDETIRGLKEDLGLSASQAQEVLKSLAIYLTLTTHPTEARPDDVIRLFDELRQVVRQILEAEDYEAKYSDCRDQAAGVIERLLATPLIRETKPEVMDEVQGQLEKFGVIYQVLPAVVQNFEQAFARHYPGEEFDVASVFEFFDWAGGDADGHDGVTAEVLEASFRARHAFIVGRYVGDLTQLAKSATMETYAKAWREYTAMFKERHRRMSGQALRVPQVRNVLEHFISRCEARLQGEPQVGWKCAGDFRAEVTELRQVLTACGFTHFAERLYDLEVRLRVFGFHLATVDIRQNSQVHENLAGQVAATFGYRFGQPYQKLNEGERRRRLHWMLCAKTGPLRIDSEELRRLEVVRWAQEWLGARACSRYIVSQTETLSDLLEVLLFLKLAGLQGTVDIVPLLETRQALENGEVIVTSMLRNRYLRPQIKSRGNRVTVMVGYSDSNKEVGFIAARHLIRETKMAIVKAAKPYKVEVVFFDGRGGSIGRSGGDPIGQAIAMVPEGITSGKTSFTVQGEAAQVFWEERSASLFLSDALSSLLVNVARLKHQGLEMHALSMEEESLLARLSERSSAAYQALVAEEGFGRFFEMVTPRELIQSWKRGSRPQKRRDLDHEQSFAEILKEVLRAIEWQIGWIQNGSYLPAIYGAGTALKELAQENLEGLQSLLEKSPHFKSLIRNLEFALLKADNWVFGMFDGLVEMDLKFGAQILEETELAKQAVLAITGNNELLQDAPDSKTRILRRKPYGDPVEALLWITLRGLRARPSARTNSRLLLDGLLCMAAIAIGQGETG; from the coding sequence ATGAAAATCAACACGGACGCGCTTAACGAGCGCATGCGCTTTTTGCGCAAAGGTCTAGGAGAAATCCTGGGCGAGCGGATTCTAGCTCAATTCGGAGACAAGACCTTCAAGCTCGTTGAGAAGATCCGCAAGGGATTTCTTACTGCTCGAAGGGAGAATGACAAAACTGGCTGGCTAAAGACCTGCCGCGACCTCGAAAAATTACCAGGCAACAAGCGCCGAGAACTGATCACTGCTTTTGCTGTTTTCCTTTTGGTTGACGGCATTGTTCTTCATGAAGGCCGAGCAAGTGCAAAGTTTTCAGGAATTGACGCGATTCTCGACGAGACCATTCGTGGTCTGAAAGAGGATCTAGGCTTAAGCGCTAGTCAGGCACAGGAAGTACTGAAATCACTGGCGATCTACCTGACTCTGACAACGCACCCAACCGAGGCACGTCCAGACGACGTGATTCGTCTCTTCGATGAACTGCGCCAAGTCGTGCGGCAAATCCTTGAGGCAGAAGACTACGAAGCAAAATACAGTGACTGTCGAGACCAAGCAGCCGGCGTAATCGAACGTCTCTTGGCAACGCCTTTAATCCGCGAAACGAAACCCGAAGTCATGGACGAAGTCCAAGGACAACTGGAAAAGTTTGGCGTGATTTACCAGGTCTTGCCCGCGGTCGTTCAAAACTTCGAACAAGCATTTGCTCGACACTATCCGGGAGAAGAATTCGACGTCGCAAGCGTTTTCGAGTTCTTTGACTGGGCAGGTGGCGATGCAGATGGTCATGACGGAGTGACTGCTGAGGTGCTTGAAGCGAGTTTCCGTGCGCGACATGCGTTTATCGTAGGCCGCTATGTGGGAGACTTAACTCAGCTTGCAAAGAGTGCCACGATGGAAACTTACGCCAAGGCTTGGCGCGAGTATACGGCAATGTTTAAAGAACGACATCGCCGGATGTCTGGACAGGCACTGCGCGTTCCTCAAGTGAGAAATGTTCTGGAGCACTTTATCTCTCGATGCGAAGCGCGCCTCCAAGGTGAGCCTCAAGTCGGATGGAAGTGCGCTGGAGACTTTCGAGCGGAAGTTACTGAGCTACGACAAGTTCTTACAGCGTGTGGGTTTACTCACTTCGCTGAGAGGCTTTACGACCTCGAAGTGCGCCTCAGAGTGTTTGGATTTCACCTGGCGACAGTTGACATTCGGCAGAACTCCCAAGTGCATGAAAATCTTGCAGGCCAAGTTGCAGCTACTTTTGGCTATCGCTTCGGTCAACCCTACCAAAAGCTGAACGAAGGGGAGCGAAGACGGCGCTTGCATTGGATGCTTTGTGCCAAGACAGGTCCGCTTCGTATTGACTCGGAGGAACTTCGACGCCTGGAAGTAGTCAGGTGGGCGCAAGAGTGGCTAGGCGCACGAGCATGCAGTCGCTACATCGTCTCTCAAACGGAGACATTGAGTGACTTGCTCGAGGTGCTACTGTTCTTAAAGCTTGCAGGGCTTCAAGGCACAGTCGACATCGTGCCTCTGCTTGAAACCAGACAAGCTCTGGAAAACGGTGAGGTGATTGTCACTTCAATGCTGAGAAACCGCTACTTGCGACCTCAAATCAAGTCGCGCGGCAATCGCGTCACGGTGATGGTCGGTTATAGCGATTCCAACAAGGAAGTTGGCTTTATCGCAGCCCGCCACTTAATCCGCGAAACCAAAATGGCAATTGTCAAGGCAGCCAAGCCCTACAAGGTGGAAGTTGTCTTTTTCGATGGTCGTGGAGGTTCGATCGGACGCAGTGGAGGGGACCCAATCGGGCAAGCGATTGCCATGGTTCCCGAAGGGATTACCTCAGGCAAGACAAGCTTCACTGTGCAGGGAGAAGCGGCTCAAGTCTTCTGGGAAGAGCGCTCGGCGAGTCTTTTCTTAAGCGATGCTCTATCGTCCTTACTGGTGAATGTGGCTCGCCTCAAACACCAAGGTCTTGAAATGCACGCCTTAAGCATGGAAGAGGAAAGCCTGCTTGCCCGCTTGAGTGAGAGATCGTCTGCAGCCTATCAGGCGCTTGTCGCCGAGGAAGGCTTCGGACGTTTCTTTGAAATGGTTACTCCGCGAGAACTAATTCAGAGCTGGAAGCGTGGCAGTCGACCGCAAAAGCGTCGAGACCTTGACCACGAACAAAGCTTTGCTGAGATTCTCAAAGAGGTGTTGCGCGCCATCGAGTGGCAGATTGGGTGGATCCAGAATGGATCTTATCTACCTGCAATTTACGGCGCGGGAACAGCCTTGAAGGAACTTGCCCAAGAAAACCTTGAGGGGCTGCAAAGTCTCTTGGAAAAAAGTCCGCACTTCAAATCGCTGATCAGAAACCTGGAGTTTGCCTTGCTTAAGGCCGACAACTGGGTGTTTGGGATGTTTGATGGCTTAGTGGAAATGGATCTGAAGTTTGGTGCGCAGATATTAGAGGAGACCGAGCTTGCTAAACAGGCAGTTCTTGCCATCACAGGCAATAATGAACTTCTCCAAGATGCACCAGACTCGAAGACTCGCATTCTTCGACGCAAACCCTACGGCGACCCGGTAGAAGCACTACTGTGGATTACGCTCAGGGGCTTGCGAGCAAGGCCAAGTGCTCGGACAAATAGCCGCCTTTTGCTGGATGGCCTGCTCTGCATGGCCGCCATTGCAATTGGACAAGGTGAGACGGGTTAG